Proteins encoded within one genomic window of Nonomuraea gerenzanensis:
- a CDS encoding outer membrane protein assembly factor BamB family protein, which translates to MRLIHFLSCALASVLLLGLIGLPGEIITSAGGAAQPWRPAGRGTPPIDVVGRVSAASTVVGDVAVAGRWELTGDSLSGERIGDGATVWTYRNAWGDDLVGHPALDDRRLAAVWRDGRVTSIDVTDGRVVWQTDIPPGPGHEANRAYDEEWGAAWEITVARHGSVPVLVILHEGRLDVLDGRTGAIRWSYPPASTGTCQAPGSARGVGEVVLVFGNCANPGPQPEVALSAADGRPLWRFDGGELWHARDLGDGRLASVDEKGRLNVRAAGDGKIVWQTTLPRRDDSPAGEEMGVAAGLLTVRTRTEVSAYRIADGGLAWRRAMKDAWSDTVLTDGTHTYVAEDAGTLLKLDARTGHLVDRHRFESDISPSWMRDGLAGISVLHGDDVVVG; encoded by the coding sequence ATGCGGCTGATCCACTTCCTGTCCTGCGCGCTGGCCAGTGTGCTCCTGCTGGGCCTCATCGGCCTGCCGGGGGAGATCATCACCTCGGCCGGAGGCGCCGCGCAGCCGTGGCGCCCGGCGGGACGGGGGACACCGCCGATCGACGTCGTCGGCAGGGTCTCCGCCGCCAGCACGGTCGTCGGGGACGTGGCGGTGGCCGGGCGGTGGGAGCTGACCGGCGACAGCCTGTCCGGCGAGCGGATCGGTGACGGCGCCACCGTGTGGACGTACCGGAACGCCTGGGGCGACGACCTGGTCGGCCACCCGGCGCTGGACGACCGCAGGCTCGCGGCCGTCTGGCGGGACGGCCGGGTGACCTCCATCGACGTGACGGACGGCCGCGTCGTCTGGCAGACCGACATACCGCCGGGCCCCGGCCACGAGGCCAACCGGGCCTACGACGAGGAATGGGGCGCTGCCTGGGAGATCACCGTGGCCCGCCACGGCTCCGTCCCGGTGCTGGTGATCCTGCACGAGGGACGTTTGGACGTGCTGGACGGCCGTACGGGGGCGATCCGCTGGTCCTACCCGCCCGCCTCGACCGGCACCTGCCAGGCGCCCGGCTCGGCCCGCGGCGTGGGCGAGGTCGTGCTCGTCTTCGGCAACTGCGCGAACCCGGGCCCGCAGCCCGAGGTCGCGCTCAGCGCCGCGGACGGCAGGCCGCTGTGGCGTTTCGACGGCGGCGAGCTGTGGCACGCCCGCGACCTCGGCGACGGCCGCCTGGCCTCCGTGGATGAGAAGGGCCGGCTCAACGTCCGCGCGGCCGGGGACGGCAAGATCGTCTGGCAGACTACCTTGCCGCGCCGTGACGACAGCCCCGCCGGCGAGGAGATGGGCGTGGCGGCCGGGCTGCTGACCGTGCGGACACGGACGGAGGTGTCCGCCTACCGGATCGCCGACGGCGGCCTCGCCTGGCGCCGGGCCATGAAGGACGCGTGGAGCGACACCGTGCTGACGGACGGCACGCACACCTACGTGGCCGAGGACGCCGGCACGCTCCTCAAGCTCGACGCCCGCACGGGGCACCTCGTCGACCGGCACCGCTTCGAGTCCGACATCAGCCCGAGCTGGATGCGGGACGGGCTGGCGGGGATCAGCGTGCTCCACGGTGACGACGTGGTGGTCGGCTGA
- a CDS encoding aminotransferase-like domain-containing protein has translation MGREDTLVTLVRDRLRLHQGPPSRRLAGALTDLAQTGLISPGTRLPSERDLAQAVGVSRGTVAAAFNALCEEGLCERRHGSGTYVLGTPSFGGLLQAGAVRADLSTSVVPDPSHLTLPPLDPADLLRAPSGHGYDAMGDPRLRTVLAGAEGADPRHVLVTAGAQQGIDLAARVLLRPGDRVLVGDPAYGGALSVFRRAGAHVVAADLTSPAAVEGALARHRPAVVYVAGVDNPTGAVPPLRHVAELAADAGVTVVEDRALAALVYDGVPPPEPLAAAHPYGTVTVGSLSKVLWGGLRVGWLTAPEPLLARLTEAKVDADLATSAVAQRLATDLLERNPVAPWLAELARRREHCLTALPAHLPEWTWTRPAGGLSVWVRLPGTDTDRFAAVAREHGVAVAPGSLFSPDGRHRDRLRLSFALPPDLLDRAFADLALAWRAYGR, from the coding sequence ATGGGAAGGGAAGACACCCTCGTCACACTCGTCCGTGACCGGCTGCGGCTCCACCAGGGCCCGCCCAGCCGGCGGCTGGCCGGCGCGCTCACGGACCTCGCCCAGACCGGCCTCATCAGCCCCGGCACCCGCCTGCCCTCCGAACGCGACCTGGCCCAGGCGGTCGGCGTCAGCAGGGGGACGGTGGCGGCGGCGTTCAACGCCCTGTGCGAGGAAGGGCTGTGCGAGCGGCGGCACGGCAGCGGCACGTACGTGCTCGGCACGCCGTCCTTCGGCGGGCTGCTGCAGGCGGGCGCCGTACGCGCGGACCTGTCCACCTCCGTGGTCCCCGACCCGTCACACCTGACCCTGCCCCCGCTCGACCCGGCGGACCTGCTGAGGGCGCCCAGCGGGCACGGCTACGACGCGATGGGCGACCCCCGGCTGCGGACCGTGCTGGCGGGGGCCGAGGGCGCCGACCCGAGGCACGTCCTGGTCACGGCGGGCGCCCAGCAGGGCATCGACCTGGCCGCCCGCGTGCTGCTGCGGCCGGGCGACCGCGTCCTGGTGGGGGATCCGGCCTACGGGGGCGCGCTGAGCGTGTTCCGGCGGGCGGGCGCGCACGTGGTGGCCGCCGACCTCACCTCGCCGGCCGCCGTGGAGGGGGCGCTGGCCCGGCATCGCCCCGCCGTCGTGTACGTGGCCGGCGTGGACAACCCGACCGGTGCGGTGCCGCCGCTGCGGCACGTCGCCGAGCTGGCCGCGGACGCCGGGGTGACGGTGGTGGAGGACCGGGCGCTGGCGGCCCTCGTGTACGACGGCGTGCCGCCGCCCGAGCCGCTGGCGGCCGCGCATCCGTACGGGACGGTCACGGTCGGGTCCCTGTCGAAGGTGTTGTGGGGCGGGCTGCGGGTGGGCTGGCTGACGGCACCGGAGCCGTTGCTGGCCAGGCTGACCGAGGCCAAGGTGGACGCCGACCTGGCCACCAGCGCGGTCGCCCAGCGGCTGGCCACCGACCTGCTCGAACGCAACCCCGTGGCGCCCTGGCTGGCCGAGCTGGCCCGCCGCAGGGAGCACTGCCTGACGGCGCTGCCCGCGCACCTGCCCGAGTGGACGTGGACGCGCCCGGCGGGCGGGCTGTCGGTGTGGGTGCGGCTGCCCGGCACGGACACCGACCGGTTCGCGGCCGTGGCGCGCGAGCACGGCGTGGCGGTCGCGCCCGGCTCCCTGTTCTCCCCCGACGGCCGCCACCGCGACCGGCTGCGCCTCAGCTTCGCCCTGCCGCCGGACCTGCTGGACCGGGCGTTCGCGGATCTGGCCCTGGCCTGGCGGGCCTACGGGAGATGA
- a CDS encoding branched-chain amino acid transaminase has product MEEAKFIWMDGELVPWGEARVHVLSHALHYGTAVLEGTRAFETREGPAVFRLDDHLRRLLVSARIIGLAMPYPLDELREATLRTVAANGRPSCYIRHLAHRGYGEMGIAARGCPTTVSIATWEWGALLGSGVRLMTSSWRRNDHTIVPTAAKATGPYLNSVLAKHEALDAGYDEAVLLNAAGHVSECTGANLFVVRDGVLATPPDSAGALAGLTQDTVERLAADLGVPAVRRELMRSDLYAADEVFLCGTAAGVVHASSVDRRELGDGPGPVTARLAEAYDAVVHGRDERYRHWLTPVSA; this is encoded by the coding sequence GTGGAGGAGGCCAAGTTCATCTGGATGGACGGCGAGCTGGTGCCGTGGGGCGAGGCCCGGGTGCACGTGCTCTCGCACGCCCTGCACTACGGCACCGCCGTCCTGGAGGGCACCAGGGCGTTCGAGACGCGCGAGGGGCCCGCCGTGTTCCGGCTCGACGACCATCTGCGGCGGCTCCTGGTCAGCGCGCGGATCATCGGGCTGGCGATGCCGTATCCGCTGGACGAGCTGCGCGAGGCCACGCTGCGCACCGTGGCCGCCAACGGCCGCCCGTCCTGCTACATCCGCCACCTGGCGCACCGCGGCTACGGCGAGATGGGCATCGCGGCGCGCGGCTGCCCGACCACCGTGTCCATCGCCACCTGGGAGTGGGGCGCGCTGCTCGGCTCCGGCGTGCGGCTGATGACCAGTTCCTGGCGGCGCAACGACCACACGATCGTGCCCACCGCCGCCAAGGCCACCGGCCCCTACCTGAACTCCGTCCTGGCCAAGCACGAGGCGCTGGACGCCGGCTACGACGAGGCCGTGCTGCTGAACGCCGCCGGTCACGTCAGCGAGTGCACCGGGGCGAACCTCTTCGTCGTGCGCGACGGCGTGCTCGCCACCCCGCCCGACAGCGCGGGCGCGCTGGCGGGGCTCACCCAGGACACCGTGGAGCGGCTGGCCGCCGACCTCGGCGTGCCGGCCGTCAGGCGGGAGCTGATGCGGTCCGACCTGTACGCCGCCGACGAGGTGTTCCTGTGCGGTACGGCGGCCGGCGTCGTGCACGCGTCCTCGGTGGACCGGCGCGAGCTCGGCGACGGGCCTGGACCGGTGACGGCCCGGCTGGCCGAGGCCTACGACGCCGTGGTGCACGGCAGGGACGAGCGCTACCGCCACTGGCTCACCCCGGTGTCCGCCTGA
- a CDS encoding HIT family protein, protein MHDQAGAGAPDNFERLWTPHRMAYIKGENKPTGTGPGDGCPFDAIPKMSDEDGLIVKRGETVYAVLNLYPYNSGHLMVVPYRHVSDYDELDAAEVAELGAFTQESLRALRKASGAQGFNVGMNLGHVAGAGIAAHLHQHVVPRWGGDTNFMPVVARTKVLPQLLRDTRQLLADAWG, encoded by the coding sequence ATGCACGATCAGGCAGGGGCCGGGGCACCCGACAACTTCGAACGGTTGTGGACCCCGCATCGGATGGCCTACATCAAGGGCGAGAACAAGCCGACCGGCACGGGCCCCGGCGACGGCTGCCCGTTCGACGCCATCCCGAAGATGAGCGACGAGGACGGCCTGATCGTGAAGCGGGGGGAGACGGTCTACGCCGTGCTCAACCTGTACCCGTACAACTCGGGTCACCTGATGGTGGTGCCCTATCGGCACGTGTCCGACTACGACGAGCTCGACGCGGCCGAGGTGGCGGAGCTGGGCGCGTTCACCCAGGAGTCGCTGCGGGCGCTGCGCAAGGCCAGCGGCGCGCAGGGCTTCAACGTCGGCATGAACCTCGGCCATGTCGCCGGCGCGGGCATCGCCGCCCACCTGCACCAGCACGTGGTGCCCCGGTGGGGCGGCGACACCAACTTCATGCCGGTCGTCGCCAGGACCAAGGTGCTGCCGCAGCTACTTCGCGACACCCGCCAGCTGCTCGCCGACGCCTGGGGCTGA
- a CDS encoding Asp23/Gls24 family envelope stress response protein, with protein sequence MSEALAEQSAPPADPPAPSYIEGPTAGAVVKGRIKVADEVVEKVAALAALEVAGVADMGGDLARAFESVRDRIGIGSRRGTQGVSAQIQDRQVAVSVTIVVEYGHVVMDVAAEVKTNVARSVSRMLGMRVMEVNVTVDDVRLPGEGRAPAEELDDGEPG encoded by the coding sequence ATGAGTGAAGCCTTAGCCGAGCAGTCCGCACCGCCCGCCGATCCGCCCGCCCCCTCCTACATCGAGGGGCCCACGGCAGGCGCGGTGGTCAAGGGCCGGATCAAGGTCGCCGACGAGGTGGTCGAGAAGGTCGCCGCGCTGGCCGCGCTGGAGGTGGCCGGGGTCGCCGACATGGGCGGCGACCTGGCCAGGGCCTTCGAGTCCGTCCGCGACCGCATCGGCATCGGCTCGCGCCGCGGCACCCAGGGCGTCAGCGCGCAGATCCAGGACCGCCAGGTGGCGGTGAGCGTGACCATCGTCGTCGAGTACGGCCACGTCGTCATGGACGTCGCCGCCGAGGTCAAGACGAACGTCGCCAGGAGCGTCAGCCGCATGCTCGGCATGCGCGTCATGGAGGTCAACGTCACCGTGGACGACGTCCGGCTCCCCGGCGAGGGCCGGGCCCCCGCCGAGGAACTCGACGACGGGGAGCCGGGCTGA